One Pseudomonas ekonensis DNA window includes the following coding sequences:
- a CDS encoding GlxA family transcriptional regulator: MTSFNSGAQPQNRAPQSIGFLLLDNFTLISLASAVEPLRMANQLSGRELYRWTTLTVDGGQVWASDGLQITPDASMHKAPPMDTVIVCGGIGIQRTVTREHVSWLQGQARQSRRLGAVCTGSWALACAGLLDGFDCSVHWECLAAMQEAFPRVAMSTRLFTLDRNRFTSSGGTAPLDMMLHLISRDHGRELSAAISEMFVYERIRNEQDHQRVPLKHMLGTNQPKLQEIVALMEANLEEPIDLDELAVYVSVSRRQLERLFQKYLHCSPSRYYLKLRLIRARQLLKQTPMSIIEVASVCGFVSTPHFSKCYREYFGIPPRDERVGSNTAQQVAMLPLPQAIVMSPLSGPLSALSQARNESTFASVRL; the protein is encoded by the coding sequence ATGACGTCGTTCAACTCCGGGGCTCAACCCCAGAACCGTGCGCCTCAATCCATCGGCTTCCTGCTGCTGGACAATTTCACGCTGATTTCCCTGGCTTCCGCGGTCGAACCGCTGCGTATGGCCAACCAGTTGTCCGGACGCGAACTGTACCGCTGGACCACCCTCACCGTAGACGGCGGCCAGGTCTGGGCCAGCGACGGCCTGCAGATCACCCCCGACGCCTCCATGCACAAAGCCCCGCCGATGGACACCGTGATCGTCTGCGGCGGCATCGGCATCCAGCGCACCGTGACCCGTGAACACGTCTCCTGGCTGCAGGGCCAGGCGCGCCAGTCGCGCCGCCTCGGCGCCGTGTGCACCGGCAGCTGGGCCCTGGCCTGCGCCGGCCTGCTCGACGGCTTCGACTGCAGCGTGCACTGGGAATGCCTGGCGGCGATGCAGGAAGCCTTCCCGCGCGTGGCCATGAGCACCCGCCTGTTCACCCTCGACCGCAACCGTTTCACCAGCTCCGGCGGCACCGCGCCGCTGGACATGATGCTGCACCTGATCAGCCGCGACCACGGCCGCGAACTGTCCGCCGCGATCTCGGAAATGTTCGTCTACGAGCGTATCCGCAACGAGCAGGATCACCAGCGCGTGCCGCTCAAGCACATGCTCGGCACCAACCAGCCGAAGCTGCAGGAAATCGTCGCACTGATGGAAGCCAACCTGGAGGAGCCGATCGACCTCGACGAGCTGGCGGTGTACGTCTCGGTGTCCCGGCGTCAGCTGGAGCGCCTGTTCCAGAAGTACCTGCACTGCTCGCCGTCGCGCTACTACCTCAAGCTGCGCCTGATCCGCGCCCGGCAACTGCTCAAGCAGACGCCGATGTCGATCATCGAGGTGGCGTCGGTCTGCGGGTTCGTGTCCACGCCGCACTTCTCCAAGTGCTACCGCGAGTACTTCGGCATTCCGCCGCGGGACGAGCGCGTAGGCTCCAACACCGCCCAGCAGGTGGCGATGCTGCCGCTGCCGCAGGCCATCGTGATGTCGCCGCTGTCGGGGCCGCTGTCGGCGCTGAGCCAGGCGCGCAACGAATCGACGTTCGCCAGCGTGAGGCTCTGA
- the aac(6') gene encoding aminoglycoside 6'-N-acetyltransferase: MFRIQTCRSSRQPGWLPLRQALWPHAPEHEHRDDIEQQLKAPQRYINFVAYDAQGQPVGLAEASLRNDYVNGTDSSPVVYLEGIYVVPQQRRHGVAARLIEQVAQWGRDNGCTEMASDTGLDNLVSQATHKALGFEETERVVYFKRPL; this comes from the coding sequence ATGTTCCGTATCCAGACCTGCCGATCCAGCCGCCAACCCGGTTGGCTGCCCTTGCGCCAGGCGCTCTGGCCCCACGCGCCGGAACACGAGCACCGCGACGACATCGAGCAGCAGCTGAAGGCGCCGCAGCGCTACATCAACTTCGTCGCCTATGACGCGCAGGGACAACCGGTCGGCCTCGCCGAGGCCTCATTGCGAAACGACTACGTCAACGGCACCGACAGCTCGCCGGTGGTGTATCTGGAAGGCATCTACGTGGTGCCGCAGCAGCGCCGCCACGGCGTGGCCGCCCGGTTGATCGAGCAGGTGGCGCAATGGGGACGCGACAACGGCTGCACGGAAATGGCTTCCGACACCGGCCTCGACAACCTGGTCAGCCAGGCGACGCACAAGGCGCTCGGCTTCGAGGAAACCGAGCGCGTCGTGTACTTCAAGCGCCCGCTCTGA
- a CDS encoding gamma-butyrobetaine dioxygenase produces MNTVAAVADFRTYPLISALNGVQRLADRVLAEWADGRVSPFHHAWLRDNCPCPQCVYSVTREQVFEIVDASPSLEPAAARIDSDGRLLIDWQDGHLSRFDPGWLRAHAYDDESRAERLAAKPRPFLWRSDLQLPVFDYTALMNDNDALLHWLLAVRDIGLTQVRGVPTEPGSLKAVAQRISFIRESNFGVLFNVQSKADADSNAYTAFNLPLHTDLPTRELQPGLQFLHCLVNDAEGGESIFVDGFAIAEALRREDPASFQALCDIPVEFRNKDRHSDYRRLAPIIALDALGHVAEIRMANFLRGAFDTSVEQMPLLYRAYRRFIAMTREPRFRVLRRLNPGELWCFDNRRTLHARNAFDPTTGARHFQGCYIDRDELLSRILVLQR; encoded by the coding sequence ATGAACACCGTTGCCGCCGTAGCCGATTTCCGTACCTATCCGTTGATCAGCGCGCTGAACGGCGTGCAGCGTCTGGCGGACCGTGTCCTGGCCGAATGGGCCGACGGGCGCGTCAGCCCGTTCCACCACGCTTGGCTGCGGGACAACTGCCCGTGCCCGCAGTGCGTGTACAGCGTCACCCGCGAGCAGGTGTTCGAGATCGTCGACGCTTCGCCTTCGCTGGAGCCCGCCGCCGCCCGCATCGACAGCGACGGCCGCCTGCTCATCGACTGGCAGGACGGCCACCTGAGCCGCTTCGACCCCGGCTGGCTGCGGGCCCACGCCTACGACGACGAATCCCGCGCCGAACGCCTCGCCGCCAAGCCCAGGCCTTTCCTCTGGCGCAGCGACCTGCAACTGCCGGTGTTCGACTACACCGCCCTGATGAACGACAACGACGCGCTGCTGCACTGGCTGCTGGCGGTGCGCGACATCGGCCTGACCCAGGTGCGCGGCGTGCCCACCGAACCCGGCTCGCTGAAGGCGGTCGCCCAGCGCATTTCGTTCATCCGCGAGAGCAATTTCGGCGTGCTGTTCAACGTGCAGTCCAAGGCCGACGCCGACAGCAACGCCTACACGGCCTTCAACCTGCCGCTGCACACGGACCTGCCGACCCGCGAGCTGCAACCGGGGCTGCAGTTCCTGCATTGCCTGGTGAACGACGCCGAGGGCGGCGAGAGCATTTTCGTCGACGGGTTCGCCATCGCCGAGGCGTTGCGCCGGGAAGACCCCGCTTCGTTCCAGGCCCTGTGCGACATCCCCGTGGAGTTCCGCAACAAGGACCGCCACAGCGACTACCGCCGGCTGGCGCCGATCATTGCGCTGGACGCCTTGGGCCACGTGGCCGAGATCCGCATGGCCAACTTCCTGCGCGGGGCGTTCGACACGTCGGTGGAGCAAATGCCGCTGCTGTACCGGGCCTATCGGCGCTTCATCGCCATGACCCGCGAACCGCGCTTTCGGGTCCTGCGGCGGCTCAACCCGGGCGAACTGTGGTGCTTCGACAACCGCCGCACCCTGCACGCGCGCAACGCGTTCGACCCGACCACCGGAGCGCGGCATTTCCAGGGCTGCTACATCGACCGGGACGAGCTTCTGTCGCGGATTCTGGTGCTGCAACGCTGA
- a CDS encoding thioesterase family protein: MPALTTYQTCILPEWVDYNGHLRDAFYLLIFSYATDALMDRLGMDSGNREASGQSLFTLELHLNYLHEVKLDADVEVRTQIIGHDQKRLHLYHSLHLTGGDKALAGNEQMLLHVDLAGPRSAPFSPPTLERLQALVAEQADLPAPAYIGRVIALPPAR, translated from the coding sequence ATGCCCGCCCTCACCACCTACCAGACCTGCATCCTCCCCGAGTGGGTCGACTACAACGGCCACCTGCGCGACGCCTTTTACCTGCTGATCTTCAGCTACGCCACCGACGCCCTGATGGACCGTCTGGGCATGGACAGCGGCAACCGCGAAGCCAGCGGCCAGTCGCTGTTCACCCTCGAACTGCACCTGAATTACCTGCACGAAGTGAAGCTCGACGCCGACGTCGAGGTGCGCACGCAGATCATCGGCCACGACCAGAAGCGCCTGCACCTCTACCACAGCCTGCACCTGACCGGCGGCGACAAGGCGCTGGCCGGCAACGAACAGATGCTGCTCCACGTCGACCTCGCCGGGCCCCGTTCGGCGCCGTTCAGCCCGCCGACCCTGGAGCGCCTGCAGGCCCTCGTCGCGGAGCAGGCCGACCTGCCCGCGCCGGCGTACATCGGCCGGGTCATCGCCCTGCCCCCCGCCCGGTAA
- a CDS encoding L-carnitine dehydrogenase, whose protein sequence is MSFITDIKTFAALGSGVIGSGWVARALAHGLDVVAWDPAPGAEAALRKRVANAWGALEKNGLAPGASQDRLRFVATIEECVRDADFIQESAPERLELKLELHSKISAAAKPNALIGSSTSGLLPSEFYESSTHPERCVVGHPFNPVYLLPLVEVVGGKNTAPEAVQAAMQVYESLGMRPLHVRKEVPGFIADRLLEALWREALHLVNDGVATTGEIDDAIRFGAGLRWSFMGTFLTYTLAGGDAGMRHFMSQFGPALKLPWTYLPAPELTDKLIDDVVDGTSDQLGRHSISALERYRDDCLLAVLEAVKATKQKHGMSFSE, encoded by the coding sequence ATGAGTTTTATCACCGACATCAAAACCTTCGCTGCCCTGGGCAGCGGTGTCATCGGCAGCGGCTGGGTGGCCCGCGCCCTCGCCCACGGCCTCGACGTGGTGGCCTGGGATCCGGCCCCCGGCGCCGAAGCGGCCTTGCGCAAGCGCGTGGCCAACGCCTGGGGCGCGCTGGAGAAGAACGGCCTGGCGCCCGGCGCCTCGCAAGACCGCCTGCGCTTCGTCGCCACCATCGAGGAATGCGTGCGCGACGCCGACTTCATCCAGGAAAGCGCCCCGGAGCGCCTGGAGCTGAAACTGGAGCTGCACAGCAAGATCAGCGCAGCGGCCAAGCCCAACGCGCTGATCGGCTCCAGCACCTCGGGCCTGCTGCCCAGCGAGTTCTACGAGAGCTCGACCCATCCGGAACGCTGCGTGGTCGGCCACCCGTTCAACCCGGTCTACCTGCTGCCGCTGGTGGAAGTGGTCGGCGGCAAGAACACCGCGCCCGAAGCCGTTCAGGCGGCGATGCAGGTCTACGAGTCCCTCGGCATGCGCCCGCTGCACGTGCGCAAGGAAGTGCCGGGCTTCATCGCCGACCGCCTGCTCGAAGCGCTGTGGCGCGAGGCGCTGCACCTGGTCAACGACGGCGTGGCGACCACCGGCGAGATCGACGATGCGATCCGCTTCGGCGCGGGCCTGCGCTGGTCGTTCATGGGCACCTTCCTGACGTACACCCTGGCCGGCGGCGATGCGGGCATGCGCCACTTCATGTCGCAGTTCGGCCCGGCGCTGAAGCTGCCGTGGACCTACCTGCCGGCACCGGAACTGACCGACAAGCTGATCGACGACGTGGTGGACGGCACCAGCGACCAATTGGGCCGGCACAGCATTTCGGCGCTGGAGCGCTATCGTGACGATTGCCTGCTGGCGGTGCTGGAGGCGGTCAAGGCCACCAAGCAAAAGCATGGCATGAGTTTCAGCGAATAA
- a CDS encoding 3-keto-5-aminohexanoate cleavage protein → MNHDVIITCALTGAGDTTAKSPHVPVTPKQIAAAAVEAAKAGATVVHCHVRDPQTGKFSRDVALYRETMERIREADVDIIVNLTAGMGGDLEIGPGERPMEFGPNTDLVGPLTRLAHVEELLPEICTLDCGTLNFGDGDTIYVSTPAQLRAGARRITELGVKAELEIFDTGHLWFAKQMIKEGLLDNPLFQLCLGIPWGAPADTTTMKAMVDNLPADAVWAGFGIGRMQMPMAAQAVLLGGNVRVGLEDNLWLDKGVLATNGQLVERATEILSRLGARVLTPAEGRQKMGLTRRG, encoded by the coding sequence ATGAACCACGACGTCATCATCACCTGCGCACTCACCGGTGCTGGCGACACGACCGCCAAGAGCCCCCACGTGCCGGTCACCCCGAAACAGATCGCCGCAGCCGCCGTGGAAGCGGCCAAGGCCGGCGCCACGGTCGTGCACTGCCATGTCCGCGACCCGCAGACCGGCAAGTTCAGCCGCGACGTGGCGCTGTACCGCGAAACGATGGAGCGCATCCGCGAGGCCGACGTCGACATCATCGTCAACCTCACCGCCGGCATGGGCGGCGACCTGGAGATCGGCCCGGGCGAGCGGCCGATGGAGTTCGGCCCGAACACCGACCTGGTGGGCCCGCTGACCCGTCTGGCCCACGTCGAAGAGCTGCTGCCGGAAATCTGCACCCTGGACTGCGGCACCCTGAACTTCGGCGACGGCGACACCATTTACGTCTCCACCCCGGCGCAGCTGCGGGCCGGCGCCAGGCGCATCACCGAACTGGGCGTGAAGGCCGAGCTTGAGATCTTCGACACCGGCCACCTGTGGTTCGCCAAGCAGATGATCAAGGAAGGCCTGCTCGACAACCCGCTGTTCCAACTGTGCCTGGGCATCCCGTGGGGCGCCCCGGCGGACACCACCACCATGAAGGCCATGGTCGACAACCTGCCGGCCGACGCGGTGTGGGCCGGCTTCGGCATCGGCCGCATGCAGATGCCGATGGCGGCGCAGGCGGTGCTGCTGGGCGGCAACGTGCGGGTCGGCCTGGAAGACAACCTGTGGCTGGACAAAGGCGTGCTGGCGACCAACGGCCAACTGGTCGAACGCGCCACCGAAATCCTCAGCCGCCTCGGCGCCCGCGTGCTGACCCCGGCCGAGGGCCGCCAGAAAATGGGCCTGACCCGGCGCGGCTGA
- the choX gene encoding choline ABC transporter substrate-binding protein — protein sequence MKRLISRCVLSLSATALLSTGVMAAEPAACQNVRMGVVNWTDVIATSAMAQVLLDGLGYSTKQTSASQQIVFAGIRDQRLDLFLGYWNPLMTQTITPFVDANQVKVLAEPSLKDARATLAVPTYLADKGLKTFADIARFEKELGGKIYGIEPGSGANTQIKAMIAKNQFGLGKFQLVESSEAGMLAAVDRAVRRKEAVVFFGWAPHPMNVNVQMTYLTGSDDALGPNEGMATVWTVTAPKYAEQCPNVSRLLSNLTFSAEDESRMMQPLLDHKDAFESAKQWLKDHPQDKQRWLEGVTTFDGKPAAENLQLTSK from the coding sequence ATGAAACGACTGATCAGCCGCTGCGTCCTTTCACTCAGCGCCACCGCCCTGTTGAGCACCGGCGTCATGGCGGCCGAGCCCGCCGCGTGCCAGAACGTGCGCATGGGCGTGGTCAACTGGACCGACGTGATCGCCACCAGCGCCATGGCCCAGGTGCTGCTCGACGGCCTCGGCTACAGCACCAAGCAGACCAGCGCGTCCCAGCAGATCGTCTTCGCCGGGATCCGCGACCAGCGCCTGGACCTGTTCCTCGGCTACTGGAACCCGCTGATGACCCAGACCATCACCCCGTTCGTCGACGCTAACCAGGTCAAGGTCCTCGCCGAACCGAGCCTGAAGGACGCCCGCGCCACCCTCGCCGTGCCGACCTACCTGGCCGACAAGGGCCTGAAGACCTTCGCCGACATCGCCAGGTTCGAGAAAGAGCTGGGCGGCAAGATCTACGGCATCGAACCGGGCTCCGGCGCCAACACCCAGATCAAGGCGATGATCGCCAAGAACCAGTTCGGCCTGGGCAAGTTCCAGCTGGTGGAGTCCAGCGAGGCCGGCATGCTCGCCGCCGTGGATCGCGCCGTGCGCCGCAAGGAGGCCGTGGTGTTCTTCGGCTGGGCGCCGCACCCGATGAACGTCAACGTGCAGATGACCTACCTGACCGGCAGCGACGACGCCCTGGGCCCGAACGAAGGCATGGCCACCGTCTGGACCGTCACCGCGCCGAAGTACGCCGAGCAGTGCCCGAACGTCAGCCGCCTGCTGAGCAACCTGACGTTCAGCGCCGAAGACGAGAGCCGCATGATGCAGCCGCTGCTCGACCACAAGGACGCCTTCGAATCGGCGAAGCAGTGGCTCAAGGATCACCCGCAGGACAAGCAGCGCTGGCTGGAAGGCGTCACGACCTTCGACGGCAAGCCGGCCGCCGAGAACCTCCAGCTCACCAGCAAATAG
- a CDS encoding GlxA family transcriptional regulator, which translates to MSQDFYFLLMPGFSAIGFISAIEPLRVANRFRGELYRWHVLSADGGAVLASNGMSVNADAALEPLKKGATLLVVAGFEPLKFATPALEHWLRRLDNEGVTLGAIDTGSFVLAEAGLLDGHRLTLHWEAIDAFRESYPQLSVTQELFEIDRRRITSAGGTASIDLMLDLIAQAHGPQLAIQVSEQFVLGRIRPRKDHQRMEVATRYGISNKKLVHVIGEMEQHSEPPLTTLELAESIKVTRRQLERLFRLHLNDTPSNFYLRLRLEKARQLLRQTDMSVLEVSIACGFESPSYFTRSYRARFARCPREDRRTAQA; encoded by the coding sequence ATGTCCCAGGATTTCTACTTTCTGTTGATGCCGGGTTTCTCGGCCATCGGGTTCATCTCCGCGATAGAGCCGCTGCGGGTGGCCAACCGCTTTCGCGGCGAGCTGTACCGCTGGCACGTACTGAGCGCCGACGGCGGGGCGGTGCTGGCGAGCAACGGCATGTCGGTGAACGCCGACGCGGCGCTGGAGCCGCTGAAGAAAGGCGCGACGCTGCTGGTGGTGGCCGGGTTCGAACCCTTGAAGTTCGCCACCCCCGCGCTGGAGCACTGGCTGCGGCGCCTGGACAACGAAGGCGTGACCCTGGGCGCCATCGACACCGGCAGCTTCGTCCTGGCCGAGGCCGGCCTGCTCGACGGCCACCGCCTGACCCTGCACTGGGAGGCCATCGACGCCTTCCGGGAGTCCTATCCGCAGTTGAGCGTCACCCAGGAGCTGTTCGAGATCGACCGCCGTCGCATCACCTCGGCCGGCGGCACCGCGTCCATCGACCTGATGCTCGACCTGATCGCCCAGGCCCACGGCCCGCAACTGGCGATCCAGGTCAGCGAGCAATTTGTGTTGGGAAGGATTCGTCCGCGCAAAGACCACCAGCGCATGGAAGTCGCCACACGCTACGGCATCAGCAACAAGAAGCTGGTGCATGTGATCGGCGAGATGGAGCAGCACAGCGAACCGCCGCTGACCACCCTGGAGCTGGCGGAATCGATCAAGGTGACGCGGCGCCAGCTGGAGCGCCTGTTTCGGCTGCACCTGAACGACACACCGAGCAATTTCTATCTGCGGCTGAGGCTGGAAAAGGCCCGGCAGTTGTTGCGCCAGACCGACATGAGCGTGCTGGAAGTCAGCATCGCCTGCGGGTTTGAGTCACCGTCGTATTTCACCCGCAGCTACCGGGCACGGTTTGCCCGCTGTCCAAGGGAAGACCGGCGCACCGCCCAGGCCTGA
- a CDS encoding DUF3010 family protein, giving the protein MNICGIEIKGSEAIIAVASLDGPALSHVALNTKKIVLDDDDEAANVKVFAAQVASFVRENAIDRIAIKKRSKKGEFAGGPTTFKIEGVFQLLDGCEVTLLSPQTVNAQAKKHNVELPGTLNKYQHEAYRTACAALLKN; this is encoded by the coding sequence ATGAACATCTGCGGCATCGAAATCAAAGGCAGCGAAGCGATCATCGCCGTGGCGTCCCTCGACGGTCCGGCGCTGAGCCATGTCGCTCTGAACACCAAGAAAATTGTGCTGGACGATGACGACGAGGCGGCCAACGTCAAAGTATTTGCCGCGCAGGTGGCTTCGTTCGTGCGGGAAAACGCCATTGATCGGATCGCGATCAAGAAACGCAGCAAGAAGGGCGAGTTCGCCGGCGGGCCGACCACGTTCAAGATCGAGGGCGTGTTCCAGTTGCTGGACGGCTGCGAGGTGACGCTGCTGTCGCCGCAGACCGTCAACGCCCAGGCCAAGAAGCACAACGTCGAGCTGCCGGGGACGCTGAACAAGTATCAGCATGAGGCGTACAGGACGGCGTGCGCGGCGTTGCTGAAAAATTAA
- a CDS encoding lysozyme inhibitor LprI family protein, producing MKSIFLALALIATGAHAAEESDSNPCDAVENDVQTLECSTYSRTTAEDLLKDNYKSLNERMQTAYGKNAGQLADISAKLKAAQQQWLKTRDADCAVEAFPATEGSKAFKIAQNDCVARMSDERSEFLESIGQE from the coding sequence ATGAAATCGATCTTCCTGGCCCTGGCCCTGATTGCGACCGGCGCACACGCCGCCGAAGAGTCCGACAGCAACCCGTGCGACGCGGTGGAAAACGACGTCCAGACCCTGGAATGCTCCACCTACAGCCGCACCACCGCCGAAGACCTGCTCAAGGACAACTACAAGAGCCTGAACGAGCGCATGCAGACCGCCTACGGCAAGAACGCCGGGCAACTGGCCGACATCAGCGCCAAGCTCAAGGCCGCCCAACAGCAATGGCTCAAGACCCGCGACGCCGACTGCGCCGTCGAGGCCTTCCCGGCCACCGAAGGCAGCAAGGCGTTCAAGATCGCGCAGAACGACTGCGTGGCGCGGATGAGCGACGAGCGGTCGGAGTTTCTGGAGTCAATCGGGCAGGAGTGA
- a CDS encoding dipeptidase has translation MSPAELHADSIVIDGLIIAKWNRELFEDMRKGGLTAANCTVSVWEGFQATVNNIAASQKLIRENSDLVMPVRTTADIRKAKELGKTGILFGFQNAHAYEDQIGYVEVFKQLGVGIVQMCYNTQNLVGTGCYERDGGLSGFGREIVAEMNRAGVMCDLSHVGSKTSEEVILESKKPVCYSHCLPSGLKEHPRNKSDAELKFIADHGGFVGVTMFAPFLAKGIDSTIDDYAEAIEYTMNIVGEDAIGIGTDFTQGHGQDFFEYLTHDKGYARRLTNFGKIINPLGIRTVGEFPNLTETLLKRGHSERVVRKIMGENWVNVLKDVWGE, from the coding sequence ATGAGCCCAGCCGAACTACACGCCGACAGCATCGTTATCGACGGTCTGATCATTGCCAAATGGAACCGCGAGCTGTTCGAAGACATGCGCAAGGGCGGTCTGACGGCGGCCAACTGCACCGTGTCGGTGTGGGAGGGTTTTCAGGCCACGGTCAACAACATCGCCGCCAGCCAGAAGCTGATCCGCGAGAACAGCGACCTGGTGATGCCGGTGCGCACCACCGCCGACATCCGCAAGGCCAAGGAGCTGGGCAAGACCGGCATCCTCTTCGGCTTCCAGAACGCCCACGCCTATGAGGACCAGATCGGCTACGTCGAGGTGTTCAAGCAGCTGGGCGTGGGCATCGTGCAGATGTGCTACAACACCCAGAACCTGGTGGGCACCGGCTGCTACGAGCGCGACGGCGGCCTGTCGGGCTTCGGCCGCGAGATCGTCGCCGAGATGAACCGCGCCGGGGTGATGTGCGACCTGTCCCACGTCGGCTCCAAGACCAGCGAGGAAGTCATCCTCGAGTCGAAGAAGCCGGTCTGCTATTCCCACTGCCTGCCGTCGGGGCTCAAGGAGCACCCGCGCAACAAGTCCGATGCGGAGCTGAAGTTCATCGCCGACCACGGCGGCTTCGTCGGCGTGACCATGTTCGCGCCGTTCCTGGCCAAGGGCATCGACTCGACCATCGACGACTACGCCGAAGCCATCGAATACACCATGAACATCGTCGGCGAAGACGCCATCGGCATCGGCACCGACTTCACCCAGGGCCACGGCCAGGACTTCTTCGAGTACCTGACCCACGACAAGGGCTACGCCCGCCGCCTGACCAACTTCGGCAAGATCATCAACCCGCTGGGCATCCGCACCGTCGGCGAGTTCCCGAACCTGACCGAAACCCTGCTCAAGCGCGGCCACTCCGAGCGGGTGGTGCGCAAGATCATGGGCGAAAACTGGGTGAACGTCCTCAAGGACGTCTGGGGCGAGTAA
- a CDS encoding DUF5943 domain-containing protein — protein MAKIAPQLPIEVDSETGVWTSDALPMLYVPRHFFVNNHMGIEEVLGAEAYAEILYKAGYKSAWHWCEKEAECHGLEGVAVFEHYMKRLSQRGWGLFKIQDIDLDKGTASVKLEHSAFVYVYGKVGRKVDYMFTGWFAGAMDQILAARGSKVRTVAEQVYGGSEEGHDDGLFTVKPL, from the coding sequence ATGGCCAAGATCGCCCCGCAATTGCCAATCGAAGTCGACAGCGAGACCGGTGTCTGGACCTCCGACGCCCTGCCGATGCTGTACGTGCCGCGCCATTTCTTCGTCAACAACCACATGGGCATCGAGGAAGTGCTGGGCGCCGAAGCCTATGCCGAGATCCTCTACAAGGCCGGCTACAAGTCCGCCTGGCACTGGTGCGAGAAAGAAGCCGAATGCCACGGCCTGGAAGGCGTCGCGGTGTTCGAGCACTACATGAAGCGCCTGTCGCAGCGCGGCTGGGGCCTGTTCAAGATCCAGGACATCGACCTCGACAAGGGCACCGCCAGCGTCAAGCTCGAGCACTCGGCGTTCGTCTACGTGTACGGCAAGGTCGGGCGCAAGGTCGACTACATGTTCACCGGCTGGTTCGCCGGTGCGATGGACCAGATCCTCGCCGCCCGCGGCAGCAAGGTCCGCACCGTGGCCGAGCAGGTCTACGGCGGTTCCGAAGAAGGCCACGACGACGGCCTGTTCACCGTCAAGCCGTTGTAA